In Novipirellula caenicola, one genomic interval encodes:
- a CDS encoding MoxR family ATPase — protein sequence MLREFSQHQQTMRAELAKVIVGQSDTIEQLLAAIFTRGHCLLEGVPGLAKTLMVSTLAEILDVSFKRIQFTPDLMPSDITGTQVMEENESGRRSFRFVQGPIFTNILLADEINRTPPKTQAALLEAMQERQITVGTETYPLTPPFFTIATQNPIEQEGTYPLPEAQLDRFMFNIKVGYPTASEEEQILTATTRGETQSVNKVLSSRAILNIQKLVSSIAVNPLVIRYVAQLVRATRPKDETAPQYIRDLVDWGAGPRAGQNLINGGKAIAAMNGRFSVDPSDIQRIAIPVLRHRIATNFQAQAEGMDTDAVIERLLKDIPVPEPEKMTKS from the coding sequence GTGTTACGCGAGTTTTCTCAGCATCAGCAAACGATGCGGGCCGAGCTTGCCAAGGTCATTGTGGGCCAATCCGATACGATCGAGCAATTGCTGGCCGCCATCTTCACCCGCGGCCATTGTCTGCTCGAGGGCGTTCCGGGGTTGGCCAAAACGCTGATGGTCAGCACGTTGGCTGAAATCCTTGACGTTTCCTTCAAGCGTATTCAGTTTACACCGGATTTGATGCCCTCGGATATCACCGGCACCCAGGTGATGGAAGAAAACGAGTCGGGGCGACGAAGTTTCCGCTTTGTCCAAGGTCCGATCTTTACCAACATCCTGCTGGCGGACGAAATCAACCGAACGCCCCCGAAAACTCAGGCGGCGCTATTAGAGGCGATGCAGGAGCGGCAAATCACCGTGGGAACGGAAACGTATCCTTTGACGCCTCCCTTCTTTACGATCGCCACGCAGAACCCGATCGAGCAAGAAGGAACCTATCCGCTTCCCGAAGCTCAGCTCGACCGATTCATGTTCAACATCAAAGTCGGCTACCCGACGGCATCCGAAGAAGAACAAATCCTGACAGCGACCACCCGAGGCGAAACGCAATCCGTCAACAAGGTGCTGTCGTCTCGCGCGATTCTAAACATCCAAAAGCTGGTTTCCAGCATCGCGGTCAATCCGCTGGTGATTCGTTATGTCGCACAGCTGGTCCGTGCGACTCGCCCCAAAGACGAAACGGCGCCCCAGTACATTCGCGACCTCGTCGACTGGGGTGCGGGTCCTCGCGCGGGCCAGAACCTGATCAACGGCGGTAAAGCGATCGCGGCGATGAACGGCCGGTTCAGTGTCGATCCGAGCGACATCCAGCGGATTGCCATTCCTGTGCTGCGTCACCGAATCGCGACCAATTTCCAAGCTCAAGCCGAGGGCATGGACACCGACGCGGTGATCGAGCGACTGCTCAAAGACATCCCCGTTCCCGAACCGGAAAAGATGACGAAGTCGTAA
- a CDS encoding DUF58 domain-containing protein, with the protein MASLLSPESIQQIKRLDLRARMVVRGFLQGLHSSPFHGFSVQFSEHRRYNRGDDPKLIDWLVYAKTDKYYVKRFEAETNLTGYLAIDLSKSMGFTESQSMTKFEYATCLAASLTYLMTMQQDPVGLLTLGEKVRAELPARSRRGHLGDVMARLTQMKPEGNTDLAASLTQVAAMLKHHSLVMLFSDLLDDSEATLSALARLRHGGHDVIVFHILDEAEVNFPYDGPVQFEDSETSETITVDATGFREDYLTQLNEFRDNFRERCANLRIDYVPLDTSMPFDKALTEYLMQRQKSK; encoded by the coding sequence GTGGCCTCACTGCTTTCCCCCGAATCGATCCAACAAATCAAACGACTCGACCTGCGTGCGAGGATGGTCGTGCGTGGATTTTTGCAGGGGTTGCACTCCAGTCCGTTTCATGGGTTTTCGGTCCAGTTCAGCGAACACCGACGCTATAACCGGGGCGACGATCCGAAACTGATTGATTGGTTGGTCTACGCCAAAACGGACAAGTATTACGTCAAACGTTTTGAAGCGGAAACCAATCTGACAGGCTATTTGGCGATCGATTTGTCTAAGTCGATGGGATTTACCGAGAGCCAGAGCATGACCAAGTTCGAATACGCCACCTGCTTGGCAGCGTCGTTGACCTATTTGATGACGATGCAGCAAGACCCGGTGGGATTGTTGACGCTGGGTGAGAAAGTCCGTGCGGAGTTGCCGGCACGAAGCCGACGGGGACATCTGGGCGACGTGATGGCGCGATTGACCCAAATGAAACCCGAGGGCAACACCGATTTAGCGGCGTCGCTGACTCAAGTCGCGGCGATGTTGAAACATCATTCGCTGGTCATGCTGTTCTCGGACCTATTGGACGATTCCGAAGCGACGCTCTCCGCGTTGGCTCGGCTGCGTCATGGCGGTCACGATGTGATCGTTTTCCACATTCTCGACGAAGCCGAAGTCAATTTTCCCTACGACGGTCCGGTTCAATTCGAAGACAGCGAGACCAGCGAGACGATTACGGTGGACGCGACGGGATTTCGCGAAGATTATTTAACGCAACTGAATGAGTTCCGCGACAACTTTCGAGAGCGTTGTGCCAATTTGCGAATCGACTATGTGCCGCTGGACACCAGCATGCCGTTTGACAAAGCGTTGACGGAATACCTGATGCAGCGACAAAAGTCCAAGTAA
- a CDS encoding BatA domain-containing protein has product MTFLNATLMLGLAAAAVPIVLHFLSRREPKKVVFPSLRFLTQRYETNRSRLKIRRWWLLALRIAAIAAVAFAFARPVIHQSLSLTWVTIGLVAAAGLGMLILAGIAFARGFSPPLRYALTGIALLALLSAIIWGGVTYATGPRPATDMASPVAMAIVIDNSATSGWQTNNDNRMQRIESLAEWIVARVPRSSRIAVIDRTTSPASFALDSASALSQIEQIKPLAVTQPITSRIAAAIGLVQSSDLSARAVIVISDLSESSWQQAIDDADTRLLLETEPTVNLTLVDLGDFEGSNRFVSSLQVSDLTPPAATPVSVSARVGIAGQVNEKGQSITAELEMYDTDPALPVIRDGKVQRPKLQSVDRTSVRLSGSGTAEVLLTVPPMPVGTHHGQIRLIGDDPIALDNVRYFSIEVLPASPVLIVSDSEEEARVMGQSMTAPLTIDDPNAEYRVESIRYQDFAVVRLADFDAVMLLDPPNRALQDPQLAQYIGRGGGAFIALGPAAETTSEASQTWPKLVRRWRVPEPGSFLQPLNQSHPLLAPLSNIAGGVPWNQFRIFQYWQIESRPQDTVKLRRLAQFAGTEHASLVELTNVDANTPGRVVMMTTPLPALANTTRRWNELFSGTDAWPAFLLVRELADYLTQRSAGLRDSLVGQPHTITLVDSDATIVDSDMASGGRGDNASPLVNDSAPTTAAAKPAGERLTRRYQLYPPGDDSSIPIDVDIDARQFTITNINAAGTYWVRGPELHTGFSANISDSATRLNRVDPETLVNSFSSEHVRLVTDREEIDLRGDQDSQRVSLHSPAMLLALVVFLMEQILGNRFYRKRDSARSSIKATSTAAGATA; this is encoded by the coding sequence GTGACGTTTTTAAATGCAACTCTGATGCTAGGTCTCGCGGCAGCCGCCGTGCCGATCGTGCTGCATTTTTTGTCGCGGCGAGAGCCCAAGAAGGTGGTATTCCCCTCGCTCCGATTTTTGACGCAGCGATACGAGACAAACCGCAGCCGCTTGAAGATTCGTCGTTGGTGGTTGCTAGCGCTGCGGATCGCGGCGATCGCGGCTGTCGCGTTCGCGTTCGCGCGTCCGGTGATCCACCAATCGCTTTCCCTGACTTGGGTGACCATCGGTTTGGTGGCCGCCGCAGGCCTAGGCATGCTGATTTTGGCAGGGATTGCGTTTGCGCGAGGCTTTTCGCCACCGCTGCGTTATGCATTGACGGGCATCGCATTACTGGCATTGTTGTCGGCGATCATTTGGGGTGGTGTGACCTATGCAACCGGGCCACGACCGGCCACCGACATGGCGTCTCCGGTGGCAATGGCAATCGTGATCGACAATTCCGCCACCTCCGGATGGCAGACCAACAACGACAACCGCATGCAGCGAATTGAATCGTTGGCCGAATGGATTGTCGCTCGCGTGCCTCGCAGCAGCCGGATTGCGGTCATCGATCGAACGACAAGCCCTGCGTCCTTTGCACTGGACAGCGCTAGTGCACTGTCACAAATCGAACAAATCAAACCGCTGGCCGTGACGCAGCCGATCACCAGCCGGATAGCCGCAGCGATTGGCCTGGTTCAATCAAGTGACCTTTCGGCACGAGCGGTGATCGTGATTAGCGACCTCAGTGAATCGAGTTGGCAACAGGCGATCGATGACGCCGACACTCGACTATTGTTGGAAACCGAACCCACCGTCAATTTAACGCTGGTGGATCTGGGTGATTTCGAAGGCAGCAATCGTTTTGTTTCTTCGCTGCAAGTGTCCGATTTGACGCCGCCCGCCGCAACGCCCGTATCGGTATCGGCCCGTGTGGGGATCGCCGGTCAAGTGAACGAGAAAGGACAATCGATCACGGCTGAATTGGAAATGTATGACACCGATCCCGCATTGCCTGTGATCCGTGATGGCAAGGTTCAACGTCCGAAACTGCAAAGTGTCGATCGCACCAGCGTGCGACTTAGCGGCAGCGGAACGGCCGAGGTTCTGTTGACCGTGCCGCCGATGCCGGTCGGGACACATCACGGGCAAATCCGTTTGATCGGCGACGACCCGATCGCACTCGACAACGTTCGCTATTTTTCGATCGAAGTGTTGCCGGCGTCCCCCGTGTTGATCGTCAGCGATAGTGAAGAAGAAGCTCGCGTGATGGGCCAATCGATGACCGCGCCGTTAACGATCGATGACCCGAATGCAGAATACCGAGTGGAATCGATTCGCTACCAAGATTTTGCCGTCGTCCGGCTGGCCGATTTTGACGCCGTGATGTTATTGGACCCGCCCAATCGCGCGCTCCAAGATCCGCAACTTGCCCAATACATAGGTCGCGGAGGTGGCGCTTTTATCGCACTCGGGCCGGCGGCCGAGACGACATCCGAGGCTTCCCAAACATGGCCCAAACTCGTCCGTCGTTGGCGAGTGCCCGAACCAGGCTCGTTTTTGCAACCGCTGAATCAATCGCATCCGCTGCTCGCTCCGCTCAGCAACATTGCGGGTGGCGTGCCATGGAACCAATTTCGCATTTTCCAATACTGGCAAATCGAATCACGCCCCCAAGACACGGTCAAACTTCGCCGATTGGCACAATTCGCCGGGACCGAACATGCGTCGCTGGTCGAGCTGACGAACGTCGACGCGAACACGCCGGGCCGCGTTGTGATGATGACCACACCGCTGCCCGCGTTGGCCAATACGACTCGCCGCTGGAACGAACTGTTCAGCGGCACCGATGCTTGGCCCGCTTTTTTGTTGGTTCGCGAGCTGGCCGATTACTTGACGCAGCGTTCAGCGGGCCTGCGTGATTCGTTGGTCGGTCAACCGCACACCATCACCCTCGTCGATTCGGACGCCACCATCGTCGATTCGGACATGGCATCCGGCGGACGCGGCGATAACGCGTCGCCGCTGGTCAATGATTCCGCCCCGACGACGGCAGCGGCCAAACCCGCGGGCGAGCGATTGACGCGTCGCTACCAACTTTACCCACCGGGTGACGACAGCTCGATTCCGATCGATGTCGATATCGACGCTCGACAATTTACGATCACCAACATCAATGCCGCGGGAACGTACTGGGTTCGCGGCCCCGAGCTGCATACCGGTTTCTCAGCGAACATCTCGGATTCCGCCACACGACTGAACCGCGTTGATCCCGAGACGCTCGTCAATTCGTTCTCCAGTGAGCATGTGCGTCTGGTTACCGACCGCGAAGAAATCGATTTACGAGGCGATCAAGACAGCCAACGAGTCTCGCTACATTCCCCGGCGATGCTATTGGCATTGGTCGTGTTTTTGATGGAACAGATTTTGGGGAATCGTTTTTATCGTAAACGCGATAGTGCTCGGTCGTCGATCAAGGCAACGTCCACTGCTGCGGGGGCCACCGCGTGA
- a CDS encoding glutamine amidotransferase gives MSSFLIEPIYHSAFVATLVSLLVVVVLVLVTPPTENPKQRRWLIGLRFLAAFILMLAIFRPGFVQTDTRPAEATLVVAVDTSRSMTFPDDDRGDRWTHQQQAWQQLAEGLSTLDESMSVRLLGYDKTASELENTLPSALDNRVPTGDLTDLAAAATAAIAAAQGQPLAGVVIMGDGAQTAPIDGTGAERIAQMLKTWGVPLWTIPIGPAGGQSANRDVGIDALPESFQLFAKNEFDVNSQVQLRGLAGTEVPLRVRWIDEKGNSTVAAERQLVAEKANEVKGMSLQVIAPAPGIYRLNVEVDPVEGELVTSNNLQTAFVNVREGGGRILYLEGAPRLEQTYLRAALRRFPDLDLTYQWIPSDTSARWPIGLRDWFQKGKFDIYIIGDLDADAIGREQLSQLAQSVSDGAGLVMLGGYHNYDAGGYANSPLADVLPVEMDASRRISIQSDEVDNPRLQIPGPITIKRSRSHPITNIGGDDPDATWSTLPRLLGANRFVGPKVSPGVQVLLETADSDPLLVVGEYGRGRTAAVAFDSTWRWWREGRSEAYRRYWRQLALWLLSREEDSGDRIFIELDSRRFANESEIGFRARLSSLTDEPAQVKLTAAIIDENNRITAITDTASSTVAGEQTVSGMIPNLEPGYYRLQVAPANQDAKIKAETLAFQVIDQSREMLMPMADPGYLRQLAEITKDHGGAAFSHEEIDQLIQQIAERRHQAEAPVVEKQMLGDDPVSGWLLFVLFAGALSTEWYLRRRWGLV, from the coding sequence GTGAGTTCGTTTTTGATCGAACCGATCTATCATTCCGCCTTCGTTGCCACTTTGGTTTCGCTGTTGGTCGTGGTGGTTTTGGTCTTGGTAACGCCACCAACCGAGAATCCGAAACAGCGTCGATGGTTGATTGGGCTTCGTTTTCTTGCCGCCTTTATTTTGATGCTGGCGATATTTCGGCCTGGCTTTGTCCAAACCGATACACGACCGGCCGAAGCAACGTTGGTCGTGGCGGTGGACACATCGCGAAGCATGACGTTTCCCGACGACGACCGCGGCGACCGATGGACGCATCAACAACAGGCATGGCAACAACTCGCCGAAGGACTCAGCACGCTCGACGAATCGATGAGCGTGCGTTTGCTTGGCTATGACAAAACGGCGAGCGAACTGGAAAACACTCTCCCCTCGGCACTGGACAACCGCGTCCCCACGGGCGATTTAACGGACTTGGCCGCCGCCGCGACGGCGGCCATCGCAGCGGCTCAAGGCCAACCGCTTGCAGGCGTCGTGATCATGGGCGACGGTGCCCAGACGGCTCCCATTGATGGCACCGGAGCCGAACGCATCGCACAGATGCTGAAGACATGGGGCGTCCCGTTGTGGACCATCCCGATCGGGCCGGCTGGAGGGCAGTCGGCTAACCGCGATGTTGGGATCGACGCATTGCCCGAAAGTTTTCAGCTGTTTGCCAAGAACGAATTTGACGTCAATTCTCAAGTGCAGTTACGCGGGTTGGCTGGCACCGAAGTGCCGCTGCGTGTTCGCTGGATCGATGAAAAAGGAAACTCGACCGTCGCAGCGGAGCGACAACTCGTTGCCGAAAAAGCAAACGAAGTCAAAGGAATGTCGCTGCAAGTCATCGCTCCGGCACCGGGTATCTATCGATTGAATGTCGAAGTCGATCCGGTCGAAGGCGAATTGGTCACTTCCAACAATTTGCAAACCGCGTTTGTGAATGTTCGCGAAGGAGGCGGGCGGATTTTGTATCTCGAAGGGGCACCGCGGTTAGAGCAAACCTATCTTCGTGCGGCGCTGAGACGGTTTCCCGATCTCGATTTGACTTACCAGTGGATCCCGAGCGATACGTCGGCGCGGTGGCCGATCGGGCTGCGTGATTGGTTTCAAAAAGGCAAGTTCGATATCTATATCATCGGCGACTTGGATGCCGATGCGATTGGCCGCGAACAATTATCACAGCTGGCACAATCGGTTTCCGACGGAGCCGGGTTGGTGATGCTGGGCGGTTACCACAACTACGACGCCGGTGGTTACGCGAACTCGCCCTTGGCAGATGTGTTGCCAGTGGAAATGGATGCGTCGCGTCGCATTTCGATCCAATCCGACGAAGTTGACAATCCGCGTTTACAGATCCCCGGCCCCATCACGATCAAACGATCGCGTTCGCATCCGATCACCAACATCGGTGGCGACGATCCTGATGCGACCTGGTCGACACTGCCCCGTTTGCTGGGGGCCAACCGCTTTGTCGGTCCCAAGGTTTCACCTGGGGTCCAGGTGCTACTGGAAACCGCCGACAGCGATCCATTGTTGGTGGTCGGTGAATACGGACGCGGGCGGACCGCAGCGGTCGCGTTTGATTCGACTTGGCGGTGGTGGCGTGAAGGCCGCAGCGAAGCGTATCGACGGTATTGGCGTCAATTGGCGTTATGGCTACTGTCGCGAGAAGAGGACTCGGGGGACCGCATCTTTATCGAACTCGATTCGCGACGGTTTGCCAACGAATCGGAGATCGGTTTCCGCGCTCGGTTGAGCTCGCTGACGGACGAACCGGCCCAGGTCAAATTGACTGCAGCGATCATTGATGAAAACAATCGAATCACAGCAATCACGGACACTGCAAGTTCGACCGTGGCAGGCGAGCAAACCGTCTCGGGGATGATTCCCAACTTGGAACCAGGCTACTACCGGCTGCAGGTCGCTCCGGCTAATCAAGATGCAAAAATCAAAGCGGAGACATTGGCATTTCAAGTGATTGACCAGAGTCGTGAAATGTTGATGCCGATGGCCGACCCCGGTTACTTGCGTCAATTGGCTGAGATTACAAAGGATCACGGGGGAGCCGCGTTTTCGCACGAGGAGATCGACCAATTGATCCAACAGATCGCCGAGCGTCGTCATCAAGCCGAAGCGCCGGTGGTCGAGAAACAGATGCTCGGCGACGATCCCGTTAGCGGATGGCTACTGTTTGTGTTGTTCGCCGGTGCATTGTCGACCGAATGGTATTTGCGGCGGCGGTGGGGTTTGGTGTGA
- a CDS encoding LON peptidase substrate-binding domain-containing protein yields MDNLDDVIQLPDDFDGRVRLFPLPELVMFPHAMQPLHLFEPRYCEMLRESLASDRLIAMATLTGGIAVMPNEQPPIATTICIGRIVSHAELENDQHNILLVGVKRAIITREIDAGRPFRMAEVDVRSDFYPPIGAEHRTQLKKELLEAFATIIPASKQASKSLHELMAGQMGLGPITDIISYTLPFEIEAKLRLLAIADVDDRAAELVRLLRSGKVNLHTVSSEEQDGDGRSQDDEPFPPKFSVN; encoded by the coding sequence ATGGATAATTTAGACGATGTGATTCAGTTGCCGGACGATTTTGATGGTCGAGTGCGTCTGTTTCCGTTGCCCGAGTTAGTGATGTTTCCGCACGCGATGCAGCCCTTGCATCTATTTGAGCCCCGCTATTGCGAGATGCTTCGTGAATCGCTGGCTTCGGATCGTTTGATCGCGATGGCAACGCTGACGGGGGGCATCGCGGTCATGCCAAATGAGCAGCCACCGATTGCCACCACGATCTGTATTGGCCGAATCGTCTCACACGCCGAATTAGAGAACGACCAACACAACATTTTGTTGGTCGGAGTGAAGCGAGCAATTATCACTCGCGAAATCGATGCGGGACGTCCATTTCGCATGGCCGAAGTCGACGTTCGCTCGGACTTCTACCCGCCGATCGGCGCCGAGCACCGAACTCAATTGAAAAAAGAACTGCTCGAGGCATTTGCGACGATCATCCCGGCCAGCAAGCAGGCGTCCAAGAGTTTGCATGAATTGATGGCGGGACAGATGGGGCTGGGCCCGATCACCGACATCATCTCGTACACGCTGCCGTTTGAGATCGAAGCCAAGCTGCGGTTGTTGGCGATCGCGGACGTCGATGATCGAGCGGCCGAATTGGTCCGCTTGCTCCGCAGTGGCAAGGTAAACTTGCACACGGTTTCGTCCGAAGAACAGGACGGTGATGGGCGTTCGCAAGACGACGAGCCGTTCCCGCCTAAATTTAGCGTGAACTAA
- a CDS encoding dCTP deaminase, whose protein sequence is MLLSGEEIKRKLNDTIHIDPFDESRINPNSYNLTLHHELLVYEEVILDAATPNRYRRLEIPAEGITLQPGLLYLGRTVEHTETKDTAPMIQGRSSLGRLGLFINPGGSLGDVGYCGTWTLEMHCVQPVRIYANMQICQIYYLQVQGECGGYGPGKYQNSCDIQPSLMYRELGGDDHDGQMELNFDELLHESR, encoded by the coding sequence ATGCTTCTTTCGGGTGAAGAAATCAAGCGAAAGCTCAACGACACGATCCATATCGATCCGTTTGACGAAAGCCGAATCAATCCCAACAGCTACAACCTGACCCTGCATCATGAGTTGTTGGTGTACGAGGAGGTGATCCTGGATGCCGCGACGCCCAATCGCTATCGCCGGCTCGAAATTCCCGCCGAAGGGATCACGTTGCAACCGGGGCTACTGTACCTCGGCCGCACGGTCGAACACACCGAAACCAAAGACACGGCGCCGATGATCCAAGGCCGTAGTTCGCTTGGACGCTTGGGTTTGTTCATCAATCCAGGCGGCAGTCTGGGCGACGTCGGTTACTGTGGCACCTGGACGCTCGAGATGCACTGCGTCCAACCGGTGCGGATTTACGCGAACATGCAGATCTGTCAAATCTATTACTTGCAGGTCCAAGGCGAATGCGGCGGTTACGGCCCCGGCAAGTATCAAAACAGCTGCGATATCCAGCCCAGTTTGATGTACCGTGAACTCGGTGGCGACGATCACGACGGACAAATGGAACTGAATTTCGACGAACTGCTTCACGAGTCGCGTTAG
- a CDS encoding response regulator, whose protein sequence is MAKTTVLIIEDDRSLAEVVTYNLQREGYEVYVAHDGEDGLTQARLKLPDVIILDLMLPVLDGLEACRRLRADSATKNTRILMLTAKAEESDQLIGFALGADDYVTKPFSVKVLLERVKSLCRRDNESAAVQLIASQGVAIDPVRYRVTVNDDVVNLTRSEFRLLECLLRQPGRVFSRSELIDVALGEDTLVLERTIDVHVRSLRKKLDTHADVVQTVRGVGYKFRDPSDQRISERA, encoded by the coding sequence TATCGAAGACGATCGTTCCTTGGCCGAGGTCGTCACCTACAACCTTCAACGCGAAGGCTACGAGGTTTACGTGGCTCACGATGGCGAAGACGGGCTGACGCAGGCTCGATTGAAGTTGCCGGACGTGATCATTTTGGACTTGATGTTGCCGGTGCTCGATGGGCTCGAAGCGTGCCGACGACTGCGTGCGGATTCGGCAACCAAGAATACTCGCATCTTGATGTTGACGGCCAAGGCAGAGGAATCGGATCAATTGATCGGTTTCGCGCTCGGCGCGGATGACTATGTGACCAAGCCATTTAGCGTCAAAGTCTTGCTCGAACGCGTCAAGTCACTTTGTCGACGCGACAACGAATCTGCAGCGGTGCAGTTGATCGCAAGCCAAGGGGTTGCGATTGATCCGGTTCGCTACCGAGTGACCGTCAACGACGACGTCGTGAATTTGACACGTAGCGAGTTTCGTTTGCTCGAGTGCTTGCTGCGGCAACCCGGCCGCGTGTTTTCACGCAGCGAGTTGATCGACGTCGCGCTTGGCGAAGACACATTGGTGTTAGAGCGAACGATCGACGTGCACGTTCGCTCGCTGCGAAAGAAACTCGATACCCACGCCGACGTCGTACAAACCGTCCGTGGTGTTGGATACAAATTCCGCGACCCGAGTGATCAACGAATCAGTGAACGAGCCTAA